A window of Quercus robur chromosome 12, dhQueRobu3.1, whole genome shotgun sequence genomic DNA:
CTTctattatggattttttttttgggatcaaaATGCGTGAAAGAAAAGTGTAAATATCTTTTTCCTCCATAGGCCATAGGCTAGTGTTTTTAAATggggaaaattattaaatactctcggagtaccataaatgcatactccatTAATTCTCTCACAAGAATGGTgagtcccaccatgaatttattTAGTGGGatccaccattcatgtgagggagggagtacgcatttatggtatttcgaagtacacaataatttccctttAAATGATGCCAAGTTTTTGGTCAATTATTTATGAATATAATCAACTAATAAGTCCCATATTATACTAGGTTtacatttggatttttttttttaattttattttcttatttgagaaaaaagtagtaaaagtatatttatatccataaaaaaaaaaaaaaaaaaaaaaaaaaaaaaaaaatgaggcttttaaaaagaagaagctatatatatatatatatatatatatatataagaaaataaactaTAAAGTTACATTTCCAGAGCAGCTTACTACGCGGGGGTATGTTACATTTCCCATTACATATATGTGTGCAAGTTACAAGTTTCAAGGGATCAAGACCTAGTTCCCTGCTAGCTGTTACACAAAAATAAGCTTACTCGTACACATAAAATACTGTGACAGTAAGCTAAGctcaatcattaaaaaaagaatgttGGTGCATGAAGAAGCTATCGACAAGCCGGTGGATTCAGTTTGCCTCCGGTCTTAACCTTTGCATTCAAGCATGAGGATGAAGCTGATTTTGCTTTGTTACTACTGCCCTGGAACTTCAAATCAATGTCCACCAATTCAACATCACAAGGCACTTGTGAACTGCATAGTAATGACACTGCAACATCTGAAGTCGAGGTGCCAACAATGTTCTTGTAATGAACGCCGCTAATCTGCACTTTGGATGCCTACGCAAAGCAAAGCCGAGTTCAAATCAAGCTTCTTGACAAGCAAGCAAGTTGTGCTAGTAAATGGGTTAGCAGAAATAGTAAGAAATTGAGATGAATTACCGCACTCTTATGTGAACCATATTTCTGATCAACGATGATAGGATTTTTAACCGCATCCATAATTATATCTTGAAAAGTGATGCCTGAAGCTTTGCTTGGAGGTGACCCTGAATAGGTTTTGATCCTCACACCATTGGTTGTGTCTCTTAATGTGCAATTACTCACAACAACCCCACTCACATCTTTCTCATCATCATACTTGCCAAGGCTGCCAACACTGCAGGTATAGAATTTTGTGGATAATTTGAAGAACAGTAACAAAATCATTGCCTTAACTATATATGcgtctttaaatttttaatattatttaatctGAACTAtgaaatatattcattttaaCTGCAGAAAAATGTACCTTATGCCGTGTCCTGGGCCACAGGTTATTTTAGTGACACCGAGATTGGTAACCCCTTGTCCAATAGAAATGCAATCATCACCAGTTCCAATTACGCTGTTTGATACATTGACGAGATCGGACAAGCTTATATGCATGCCATCGGTGTTGGGGCTATTAGATGGAGCAGTTATAGTGAGATCGAAGGCTTTAAAGTTTTGGCACATATAAACATGCGTGTGGAACGATTTGCTATTTAGAGAAGTGATCCCATGAACTACGGTATTGGTCAGTTTGGAAAATTTGATTGACTgcacaaaatcaagaaattaattATGCACATAATCATTTCAATACATGCAGTACcatattcaaatataataactgaaaatttgaaaaattaaattgtaataAGATAAAACGAAAGcaggtaaaatgtaatttttttctccaaaattaaatttagtgGATGCTTACAGTTGGGAGGAGTTGGCAATCGGAATTCTGATCACAGTCATTGTACTTCCAGACAGTCTCACCTCGACCATCAAAAATACCACCGGTAAGTGTCAAACCTTTGATCGATTCGAACAAAATCCACTCAGGAGAGGTATATTCACTAATATCAGTTGTAGCTTTAATAGTTCCCTGAACTTCAACAGTTATTTTTGAGGCCTTGCATGGCCCTGCAAACACGAGAGGCCCTGTCACATACGTCCCTTTGGGAAAGACAAGCCTTGCCGAACCACCACCAGATTTACATGCAGCAACCCACGCTTTCATAAATGCCTGTATGAAACCATAGCAGCAAAAATTATAATAGAGGTTATTTGGATCCAATATTGTGAAACCTTGTTTACGAGTTACTATTTGAAGTTTGATCTATTCTATTCATTGTCAcgtagtttaaaatataaatggaatAGCAGTATGTGAATCgcaaaataaaatcttaataatGGAAAGGACTTtctctattttaagaaaaatatgattgatAGTTGCCTGTTTATAGGTTTTTTGGGATTGGTTATGACCCACTAGCAGCTCCACATGCAAGCCAGGGTGGTTACAGGAATACCCTGACttgtaaaaaaatgtatatatatacttatcaaaaaaatattatatgttaaaCTAACTTATTGTGACCactttaataaaaatgttaaacattctgacttgagaattacaaaaaattgggtttaacaaaaataagagtaacgttacattcacaacatttttacaataaatttacaACAAATCCAATATGGTAAACTgttattgattttgatttgggccctataatgatattttttttttactcaccaataaaaaaaattttgcataagatttatcgtaaaaatgttgtagacatagcattactccaaaattaattttgccccccaaacataatccttaatccattatatatatatatatatatataaaagcttaaataacaacaataaatattacccaaaataacaacaaacataaacaaaaaaaaacaaaaaaaaaaaaaaaagataagaccACCACCATGCACCCTTAGTGCGgtagtcactccacaaatataaatgcttgtggagGGTAAGGgtcggagttcaagtctccaggagggagtttcacatacatatacacttagattaagttaagGTAGAAATTATAACttgtatataaataataataataataataataataaaaaaacaagatAAGACCAAACAACAAGTGAACagattattcaacaaaaaaacctattataatacaaaaagataaaaatcactaataattcaaatttgtaacttGTTCAatctattcaataaaaataatctctgatttcatttttctttgaaagaacggtatcaagaaaaatattatagttGTGAATTCTCCTTGATGGTGACGACAATTATAATCTTTTTGGCTTTGCAGCTGCAACAATTTTGCCTTCCTTAGTGACTCGCAGTtatagcaaatattcaaatatcactttatttttgtataatataaatttcttagtgaccactctaaaaaaaatttctaaagttgCAACTGTTATGACCTCCATAGTATTCTTACACAAGTATACATGTGCTTACAATATCCATAGTGTTTCCAGCtcttaccaaaaaaatgaaGCACATTTGTTATAACAATGAGTTTTGTTACGTGTACGTTTGCATGCATGCaaaagataaaagtaaaagttgaagaattggtttaagaaatatttCTAGAAacttattatgaaaaaaaaaaaataatggcaatTGACtcttttttatagtttttaaaatttctcataaaagtgatattaatttttttttaaaatagtctaTTAATAAGCGTGCAATTGTCTCTTAACTCACCTCTACATTATCGGTCTTGCCATCAGCCTTAGCACCATAAGAGTTAACATTGAAATCTGTAGGACCAGCAGCACCGACAAGGCCACGACGGAGTGTAGATTCGGCCACACAACAGGAAAATGCTAAGCCTAGAACAAGAATGGCTCTTACTTCAAATCTTCCTGCAATTGTCATGATGGCCTTAGGAATTGGTCTTacagatttttttgtttttgtttttgtttttgtttttgttttaaattgaagaaactaAAGCTGATGGCTTTCGAATTTATAACACAAGTTAGTTTAGTTAGTTGCCTGAAATTTGTGGCCACTTAACTATCTTTAGTAGCCTTTAACAGAAACGAGAATCAAGAAATAACAATTTGGTTAATTATCTCTGATTTAGTGATAATTTTCCAATATTAGTGCTGCGTAAATCTCCTGAATGGGGATCACCTAGATTATAGGAATTCTATCACCACTAAATAAAGAATGGCGACTCCTGAACCCTCCGTTCGCCCTCATTCGGGTGGAGTTCCTCACCCAAAGatttaaaggggaaaaaaaattgatgatgtagaattgaaatttgttataaacttatatatttagCAATAATAAGACTAGGGACACAATTtttctgaaaatatttttctttaaatattaatGTTGTAAGTTGTGATTGACACTCCACTATAGGTCCCAATAACCGTCAttgtatctataaaaaaaaaattttaaaattgctcATAATTATATGTCAAACCAATGATTTATGTCAGTTCTTGACTTCTTTCTAAATATAGataaaagataattaaaaacaaaaaactcttctcaaaaatatttttttaaaaaaaattatggccaATTGCACTTTTGgactcaaaatttttatttttggaacttttttttttttaataaactccAATTCATTTTTGGATCTTATACAATAAGTAGACCATCTCTTTCAATTTTCCAAGACTATAACCGCCATAACATACAATTATAAGTTAATTTTTATCGGTATAGATTTGCATTAAAGATCGATATCAAAGTTTTTATCAGTATATCTCTTTGCACTAGTTACAAAAGATAgatcaatttaaaatatatagttccttgctgtcttttttttttaaatttgttattttacagattatatataattttagtggATGAAACTGGATGTAGAATTAATGTCAAGTTAAACATTTGATGAAATActttaatttagaatctaatcaCTTTTTTCAACTAAGCATGACTAAACAATAAGTGCTTTCAAAATCTTTGATCAATAATTAATAAGGATTGAGAAATTGAGGAGAATACAAATCATAGAATTAAAGAGAAATCACTGCATACTTGAATGCATTGCATACGTTTTTATGCATGTATGCACCCGAACACAGAGATTGCCTGAAGAAATAAAAAGCTTGCATCTTATTAGATATAGCGCGAGTCTCGTAACTCATTACAAGGGAGCTTGCCAAGGAGACCATATTAGGACTTACCATTGCCATATTTCATaaagtcatttttctttttactattcatttaaaaaaaagtagaaaaaactCATGAACATGAACACAAAACTCATCTCACATTGTGAGATTTACAAGTATACAAATTAAGAGCGTTTAACTATTTATAGCTTAATCAACTGGAAGTGATTTCTTATCACGACAGTAATCCAAAATCAGAACACCGCCACATATTTGAGGTGCATATGCATAGGCTGATAGCAATCAATTACTTCTCTTATATGAAGAGTTGTATTTGTGGTAGATGACAAGGAAAATGATTGTGGTTTTTTCATTTCACGTGTACAAGGTCAGTAGGCGCCATTTCCACTAAAAATCTTCTTACTAATAATACACTCTGAATCAAGCCGTGCTACACAAAACCAAAGGTTAAGAAAACATGCCCTTTTATAGTGTtgatatatattgatattgttCCACTTATCATTACATTTTTACCTATCCCAATTCATATTCATCAGggaagaaaaatgttatattgttatatgtATATTGAAGATAATTGATCTTATTCGCTTCGCTTTCGGTGCCACTGCATGAACTGGTGCATGTGTGAATTCGTATTCATATTCCTATCTgtcaaacaaataattatgcCAAAGTAGGGTTACAAAGATATTTGTGTATTAAAAGCACAAGGGGATCCATATGGACCAATAGGCAATAGGTGGCGATAAGAATAAGGGATCAGGGATGCACAAGGATCCCTGATTTGATTGTCCAAGCCATTGCGATAAAGAAGTACCATATCCAAAATATAGATAAGATCTCGTCAACTTTAGAATATTgcgacaaagaaaaaaaataaggtttgGATATTGACTTGGAAACTGCCAAGTTCTAAATTATCCTGAGTTATCGGGATTTTatattctactttttatgttttactttatattttatgaatcaTTACATACTATATAtagttgatttttttccctattttaaaCTGAGAAATAGTACCATATCCAAAATACGGATAAGAACTCGTCAACTTTAGAATATtacgacaaaaaaaaaaaaaaaaaaaaaaagagaggtttGGATACTGACTTGGAAACTACTAAGTTCTAAATTATCTTGAGTTACCGGAATCTTATATTCCACTttttgtgtttcactttataTTCTATTAATCATGATATGCTATACATAgttaatttttcacattttaaattgagaaatattatgtccataacattttcacaatactttcataacaaatcataagtagtaaaTTGTTGTAAGTTGTTAGTGAaaggttcaaattatatatatataactaataacaactaacaactgataatttgttgtgaaaatgttatggatgtagCACTTCTCTTTAAATattggttattttataataaaagaaGTCAAATGAATACATGACAacaactttctaaaaaaataataataataataataatacatgaCAACTTATAATTGGAGTATAAGAAGAATGCGAAAAGTAAAACAGAGAATTTGTACTATTCGGTTTTTGGTTCCAatactttaaaatttaagagCTATAAATATTCTTTTGATAAAA
This region includes:
- the LOC126709607 gene encoding exopolygalacturonase clone GBGE184-like, encoding MTIAGRFEVRAILVLGLAFSCCVAESTLRRGLVGAAGPTDFNVNSYGAKADGKTDNVEAFMKAWVAACKSGGGSARLVFPKGTYVTGPLVFAGPCKASKITVEVQGTIKATTDISEYTSPEWILFESIKGLTLTGGIFDGRGETVWKYNDCDQNSDCQLLPTSIKFSKLTNTVVHGITSLNSKSFHTHVYMCQNFKAFDLTITAPSNSPNTDGMHISLSDLVNVSNSVIGTGDDCISIGQGVTNLGVTKITCGPGHGISVGSLGKYDDEKDVSGVVVSNCTLRDTTNGVRIKTYSGSPPSKASGITFQDIIMDAVKNPIIVDQKYGSHKSAASKVQISGVHYKNIVGTSTSDVAVSLLCSSQVPCDVELVDIDLKFQGSSNKAKSASSSCLNAKVKTGGKLNPPACR